A stretch of Clostridium formicaceticum DNA encodes these proteins:
- a CDS encoding NUDIX hydrolase has protein sequence MIFRNCAGGVVFYANQVFLLKNEKSEWVLPKGKIRNDDTSIDAALSRVKVETGIDAEILSTAGDTCYEFFSISRKQPVCNQITWYIMKATNKDFEINNKLGFKGGGFYPIDEALDIITYSQDQSLVSLSYRKYKEIMKEKKEKLAV, from the coding sequence ATGATTTTTAGAAATTGCGCAGGTGGGGTAGTCTTCTATGCAAATCAAGTGTTTCTCCTAAAAAATGAAAAAAGTGAATGGGTGTTACCAAAAGGTAAAATTCGTAATGATGATACTTCCATTGATGCGGCTTTGAGTCGTGTTAAGGTAGAAACAGGCATCGATGCCGAAATTCTATCAACAGCGGGAGATACATGTTACGAATTTTTTTCTATTTCAAGAAAACAGCCGGTATGCAACCAAATCACTTGGTATATAATGAAGGCAACAAATAAAGATTTTGAAATAAACAACAAACTAGGCTTTAAGGGAGGAGGATTTTATCCAATAGATGAAGCCTTAGATATAATTACTTATAGTCAAGATCAATCTCTTGTTAGTTTATCCTATAGAAAATATAAGGAAATTATGAAAGAAAAGAAAGAAAAACTAGCAGTATAA
- a CDS encoding CoA-binding protein has translation MDIIEKNKKEMLEKKVWAVVGATPDTKKFGYKIYKKLKERGYTVYGINPNCQEIEGSKIYSSLKDLPEKPECVDMVVRPNISKVVLEEIKDLEIPYVWFQPGTFDEETINKAEAYNLNIVYYDCVLVALDQ, from the coding sequence ATGGATATTATTGAAAAAAATAAAAAAGAAATGCTAGAAAAGAAAGTTTGGGCTGTTGTTGGAGCTACTCCAGATACAAAAAAGTTCGGATACAAAATTTATAAAAAACTAAAAGAGCGTGGTTACACTGTTTATGGAATTAACCCTAACTGTCAGGAAATAGAGGGAAGTAAAATCTATTCTTCACTTAAGGATCTGCCTGAAAAACCAGAATGTGTTGATATGGTGGTTCGCCCCAATATCAGTAAGGTGGTGCTGGAGGAAATTAAAGACTTAGAAATACCCTATGTTTGGTTTCAACCGGGTACCTTTGATGAGGAGACTATTAACAAAGCAGAAGCGTATAATCTAAATATCGTTTATTATGATTGTGTTTTGGTGGCATTAGATCAGTAG
- a CDS encoding YbaK/EbsC family protein, protein MINYVNISKYNKKELSKLMEEVLQRVKDYIEALPIELKVIEFEEGSTKTAQMAADQLGVTVGKIAKSILFLAQGQPTLVVTSGDVKVHTNALKKILGAKPKMAKAEECIELTGFPPGGVCPFALKAPIKILIDKSMERFDVVYAAAGTANTAVPITVEELLIITQGELVDICGE, encoded by the coding sequence ATGATAAATTATGTAAATATAAGTAAATATAACAAAAAGGAGTTGAGTAAGCTGATGGAAGAAGTGTTACAAAGGGTGAAGGACTATATAGAAGCCTTACCGATAGAATTAAAAGTAATAGAATTTGAAGAAGGTAGTACTAAAACAGCACAAATGGCAGCAGACCAGCTGGGGGTAACAGTAGGAAAAATAGCAAAATCCATTTTATTTTTAGCTCAGGGGCAACCAACCTTGGTAGTTACCAGCGGAGATGTAAAGGTGCATACCAACGCTTTAAAAAAGATTTTAGGAGCTAAGCCTAAAATGGCAAAGGCGGAGGAATGTATTGAATTGACAGGATTTCCGCCAGGAGGTGTATGTCCTTTTGCTTTGAAAGCGCCTATAAAAATACTGATTGATAAAAGCATGGAGCGGTTTGATGTAGTTTATGCTGCTGCTGGAACTGCCAATACTGCTGTCCCCATCACAGTAGAAGAGCTTTTGATAATCACTCAGGGCGAACTGGTAGATATATGTGGAGAATAA
- a CDS encoding YigZ family protein, giving the protein MLKEYRTIYEAGVKEIVIEKSRFIGYAKPIISEEEAVQFIGEIKAKHKDATHNVPAYVVGGNNEIQRYSDDGEPSGTAGIPVLEVIKKENLRNVAVVVTRYFGGVKLGAGGLVRAYTKGAKIALDDGKIVTKRLYRRIHIKIDYTLLGKVQNEILQKGYLLQNTEYDDAVHFFVYILLDEVDLFKKQMIEWTNARCEIIENEEKYLTELDNQIIF; this is encoded by the coding sequence ATGTTGAAGGAATACAGAACCATTTATGAAGCAGGTGTTAAAGAAATTGTGATTGAGAAGTCTAGGTTCATAGGTTATGCAAAACCTATTATATCAGAGGAAGAAGCAGTTCAATTCATTGGAGAAATCAAAGCAAAACATAAAGATGCTACCCATAATGTGCCTGCTTATGTTGTCGGAGGAAATAATGAAATACAGAGATACAGCGATGATGGAGAGCCTTCTGGAACCGCAGGTATTCCAGTATTAGAAGTCATAAAAAAAGAAAATCTACGAAATGTAGCAGTGGTGGTAACCAGGTACTTTGGTGGTGTAAAGCTAGGCGCTGGAGGATTGGTAAGAGCCTACACAAAGGGAGCTAAAATAGCATTGGATGATGGAAAAATAGTTACCAAGCGGCTCTATAGAAGGATACATATAAAAATAGACTATACTTTGTTAGGGAAAGTTCAAAATGAAATCTTACAAAAGGGATACTTATTACAAAATACCGAATATGATGATGCAGTACATTTTTTTGTCTATATCCTTTTAGATGAGGTGGATTTATTTAAAAAACAAATGATAGAATGGACAAATGCTCGATGTGAAATCATAGAAAATGAAGAGAAATATCTTACTGAATTGGATAATCAAATTATCTTTTGA
- a CDS encoding YebC/PmpR family DNA-binding transcriptional regulator yields MGRIGNIKDRKAKQDSKRAKIYTKLARLITVAAREGGTDPEYNASLKSAIDKAKAGNMPNDNIDRAIKKAAGDAGGDKYENIIYEGYGPSGVAVVVEALTDNRNRTAGEVRHAFDKNGGNLGTTGCVSFMFDRKGQIIIEKTDAIDEETLMMAALDAGAEDFIAEEEAYEVITLPEDFPAVKDKLLEEGYNFIEADIVYIPQTQAELQEADAKKMEKLIDMLEDNDDVQAVHYNWKEA; encoded by the coding sequence ATGGGTCGAATTGGTAATATTAAAGATAGGAAGGCAAAGCAAGATTCCAAAAGAGCAAAGATCTACACAAAGCTTGCTAGATTGATAACTGTAGCAGCGCGAGAAGGGGGAACAGACCCTGAATATAATGCTAGCTTAAAAAGTGCCATAGACAAAGCTAAAGCAGGTAATATGCCAAATGATAACATAGATAGAGCTATAAAAAAAGCAGCGGGTGATGCTGGTGGAGACAAATATGAAAACATCATTTATGAAGGCTATGGACCAAGTGGTGTAGCTGTTGTTGTAGAAGCTTTAACAGACAATAGAAATAGAACTGCTGGAGAAGTAAGACATGCTTTTGACAAAAACGGGGGAAACCTAGGTACCACAGGTTGTGTTTCTTTCATGTTTGATAGAAAAGGACAAATTATTATAGAAAAAACTGATGCTATCGATGAAGAAACCTTGATGATGGCGGCATTAGATGCTGGTGCAGAGGACTTTATAGCAGAAGAGGAAGCCTATGAAGTAATTACATTACCAGAAGATTTTCCTGCTGTAAAGGATAAGTTATTAGAAGAAGGCTATAACTTTATTGAGGCTGACATTGTCTACATCCCTCAAACCCAAGCAGAACTTCAAGAAGCAGATGCGAAGAAAATGGAAAAATTAATCGATATGCTTGAAGATAATGATGATGTACAAGCGGTACATTATAATTGGAAGGAAGCTTAA
- a CDS encoding MATE family efflux transporter produces MREVLNKKDSKRRKFVLEGDMWQVVLSLSLPLAVYNGFNHLFGFLDTMMAAHIGSEVVSAIAYLSQIKTMIAAIGAGLAVGGGIIVARYYGAGDIKNAKKYVNTLLFLAISIGVILLAFMLPFIKPILRMANTPEELIYVGSNYFAVEIIMIIAIFINSVYIAVEKAKGNTKIILHLNLMVLGIKLILTSLFVYVFNFGITMMAIATLLAHLSLTIIGISNMLRADNVFRLSLKSIDLSPKTLWPIINLALPIFFEKFTFSFGKVIVNSMSTLYGSMVVGALGISNNVAGIATSVANGFQDGEASIISQNLGNKNFDRALEAFKKTLIVCLAIGGIGMLLTGIFIDLIIRIFAKGDLQFAQEIKNILKYEIIALTTLTITSAVMGLLYGFGYTKLTLVINFLRLFLFRIPTLYLLQRFSSLGSESVGIAMMISNGLVGITSIAVCFIVIQKMKREGGNYLILVADS; encoded by the coding sequence ATGCGTGAAGTTTTAAACAAAAAAGACAGTAAAAGGAGAAAGTTTGTATTAGAAGGAGATATGTGGCAGGTAGTTTTATCTCTATCTCTTCCTCTAGCAGTTTATAATGGCTTTAATCATTTATTTGGATTTTTAGATACAATGATGGCAGCTCATATAGGATCAGAAGTTGTTTCTGCTATTGCTTATCTTTCTCAAATCAAAACAATGATTGCAGCAATAGGCGCCGGTTTAGCTGTTGGAGGAGGGATTATTGTTGCAAGATACTATGGTGCTGGTGATATAAAAAATGCAAAAAAGTATGTAAATACATTACTATTTTTAGCAATAAGTATTGGTGTTATACTACTAGCCTTTATGCTTCCCTTTATTAAACCAATCCTTAGAATGGCTAACACCCCTGAGGAGCTTATCTATGTTGGTAGTAATTACTTTGCTGTTGAAATCATTATGATTATTGCTATTTTTATCAATAGTGTATATATAGCTGTAGAAAAGGCGAAAGGTAATACAAAAATCATTCTGCATCTAAATTTAATGGTGCTTGGAATAAAGCTAATTCTTACATCATTATTTGTATATGTTTTTAATTTTGGCATTACCATGATGGCTATAGCTACCTTATTAGCACATTTGTCATTAACAATCATAGGTATCTCCAATATGTTGAGGGCTGATAATGTCTTTAGACTATCTCTCAAAAGCATAGATTTATCTCCAAAAACTCTATGGCCCATCATAAATCTTGCTCTGCCGATCTTTTTTGAAAAGTTTACCTTTAGCTTTGGTAAAGTGATTGTAAATTCCATGAGCACGCTTTATGGGAGCATGGTGGTTGGTGCTCTTGGTATTTCCAATAATGTTGCTGGTATTGCAACCAGTGTAGCCAATGGTTTTCAAGATGGAGAAGCATCCATTATCAGTCAAAATTTAGGTAATAAAAACTTTGATAGGGCATTAGAGGCTTTTAAGAAAACACTTATTGTGTGTTTAGCTATCGGAGGAATAGGCATGCTGTTGACAGGTATTTTCATAGACCTTATCATCAGGATCTTTGCTAAAGGTGATTTGCAGTTTGCACAGGAAATAAAAAACATATTAAAATATGAAATTATCGCTTTAACAACATTGACAATTACCTCTGCTGTTATGGGTCTACTTTATGGTTTTGGGTATACGAAATTAACATTAGTCATCAATTTTCTTCGTCTATTTTTATTTAGAATACCAACTTTGTATCTACTGCAACGGTTTAGTAGTTTAGGTAGTGAAAGTGTAGGTATTGCTATGATGATTAGTAATGGTTTGGTAGGCATTACATCTATCGCCGTATGTTTCATTGTCATTCAAAAAATGAAAAGGGAAGGTGGAAATTATTTAATTCTTGTTGCTGATTCATAA
- the hflX gene encoding GTPase HflX: protein MERENLETLKEIPQIRGLLVGLSVSNKVQDESLDESMEELEELAKAAGVEVVAVVVQNRPAVHVAYYIGKGKVQEISELCKHHEIDLVIFNDELSGSQIRNLEEVIGVDVIDRTTLILDIFAQRAQTKEGKLQVELAQLKYRLPRLTGLGKQLSRQGGGIGTRGPGEMKLETDRRHILRRIDDIRGQLKDVKKVRETQRAQRLKSDLPIVALVGYTNAGKSSLMNAFLRQSEDYDEKREVYAKNQLFATLDTSLRKIILSNKFEFLLTDTVGFVSKLPHDLVDAFKSTLEEVKYADLLIHVIDASNQNYELQKLTTLKVLKELGVDNKKIIDVFNKCDLLQDLSEAPKSENAISISAITGKNLDQLIRMIDNMIGKKILEISLLIPYNKGNIVSQLHKEAEVLSTEYQESGIVLNVNIEENYYEKYKEFHLA from the coding sequence ATGGAAAGAGAAAATTTAGAAACTTTAAAGGAAATTCCTCAAATTAGAGGTTTGTTGGTAGGGCTAAGTGTTTCTAACAAAGTACAGGATGAATCTTTAGATGAATCTATGGAGGAGTTAGAGGAATTAGCAAAGGCTGCTGGGGTGGAGGTAGTTGCTGTGGTGGTGCAGAATAGACCTGCTGTTCATGTAGCCTACTATATAGGAAAGGGTAAAGTTCAAGAAATAAGTGAATTATGTAAGCATCATGAAATAGATCTAGTTATTTTCAATGATGAGCTATCCGGATCACAAATAAGGAATTTAGAAGAAGTTATTGGGGTAGACGTTATTGACAGAACTACTTTAATCCTAGATATATTTGCACAAAGGGCCCAGACAAAAGAAGGGAAGCTACAGGTGGAACTAGCTCAACTGAAATACCGCCTTCCAAGATTAACTGGTTTAGGAAAACAACTATCTAGGCAAGGGGGAGGTATAGGTACCAGAGGTCCTGGAGAAATGAAACTAGAAACCGATAGGAGACATATTTTAAGAAGGATTGATGATATAAGGGGACAGTTAAAAGACGTTAAAAAAGTTAGGGAAACCCAGAGAGCGCAACGATTAAAGTCAGATCTTCCTATTGTTGCATTAGTAGGATATACAAATGCAGGTAAATCTTCTTTAATGAATGCTTTTTTAAGGCAAAGTGAGGATTATGATGAAAAGCGAGAAGTATATGCAAAGAATCAGCTATTTGCTACTTTGGATACTTCTTTAAGAAAAATAATTTTGTCGAACAAATTTGAATTTCTTCTAACGGATACTGTTGGCTTTGTTAGCAAGCTGCCGCATGATTTAGTAGATGCTTTTAAGTCGACATTAGAAGAAGTAAAATATGCAGACCTATTAATCCATGTTATTGATGCATCCAATCAAAACTATGAACTGCAAAAACTAACAACTTTAAAAGTATTAAAGGAGTTAGGCGTGGATAACAAAAAAATTATTGACGTTTTCAATAAGTGTGATTTGCTGCAAGATCTATCAGAAGCGCCTAAAAGTGAAAACGCCATTTCTATTTCTGCAATCACCGGCAAGAATTTAGATCAATTAATACGTATGATAGATAATATGATTGGTAAAAAAATACTTGAAATAAGTTTGTTGATTCCCTACAATAAAGGAAATATTGTTTCCCAATTACACAAAGAAGCGGAAGTATTATCTACAGAGTATCAAGAATCTGGTATTGTCTTAAATGTTAATATAGAAGAAAACTACTATGAAAAATATAAAGAGTTTCATTTAGCATAA
- a CDS encoding sulfite exporter TauE/SafE family protein, translating to MAIFILGLFAGIIGGMGIGGGTILIPGLIFLTNFKQQTIQSINLISFIPIAIVALIIHVKNRDVLFKLSLPIVLFGLLGAWAGSKLALTLPSSSLRRLFGVFLLIMGVYEILYKDKVPREK from the coding sequence ATGGCAATATTTATATTAGGGTTATTTGCAGGGATTATTGGAGGCATGGGGATTGGTGGGGGCACGATACTCATCCCTGGATTAATTTTTTTGACGAACTTTAAACAGCAAACAATTCAAAGCATTAATTTAATCTCTTTTATTCCCATTGCTATTGTTGCATTGATTATTCATGTGAAGAATAGAGATGTTTTATTTAAACTTAGCTTACCTATTGTACTCTTTGGTTTATTGGGAGCATGGGCAGGTTCTAAACTAGCTTTAACACTACCTTCTTCTAGCTTAAGACGATTGTTTGGTGTTTTTCTTCTGATTATGGGGGTTTATGAAATTTTGTATAAAGATAAGGTGCCAAGAGAGAAATAA
- the cysK gene encoding cysteine synthase A gives MKKANYIYELIGNTPMVKLNRIVEMGMADVYLKLEFFNPGSSIKDRIALSMIEAAEKEGKLKKDSTIIEPTSGNTGIGLAMIAAAKGYSIILVMPETMSIERRKLLKAYGAEILLTPGEKGMKGAIDKAQELVEQNSNYFMPQQFENPANTEVHRRFTAKEIWEQMEGEIDGFVAGVGTGGTLTGVGEILKEKNKNIKIIAVEPSKSPVLSGGEAGPHKIQGIGAGFTPVILNEAIIDEIIKVEDAVAMEVARKMAAIEGILVGISSGAAIHAALQVAKKLGEGKKVVAIIPSCGERYLSTELFQ, from the coding sequence ATGAAAAAAGCCAATTATATCTACGAATTGATTGGTAATACACCAATGGTAAAGTTAAATCGAATTGTGGAGATGGGTATGGCAGATGTTTATCTAAAGCTAGAATTTTTTAATCCTGGGAGTAGCATAAAAGATAGAATTGCTTTAAGCATGATAGAAGCTGCAGAAAAAGAGGGAAAACTAAAGAAAGATTCTACTATTATAGAACCCACTAGTGGCAATACTGGGATAGGGTTAGCTATGATTGCTGCTGCTAAAGGCTATTCTATTATCCTAGTTATGCCTGAAACAATGAGCATAGAGAGAAGAAAATTATTGAAGGCTTATGGTGCTGAAATCCTACTTACACCTGGTGAAAAGGGAATGAAAGGAGCCATCGATAAAGCGCAAGAGCTTGTTGAACAAAATTCCAATTACTTTATGCCACAACAATTTGAAAATCCTGCAAACACTGAAGTTCATAGGAGATTCACTGCAAAAGAGATATGGGAACAGATGGAAGGGGAAATAGACGGGTTTGTAGCAGGGGTTGGTACAGGTGGCACATTGACGGGCGTAGGAGAGATACTAAAAGAAAAAAACAAAAACATTAAAATTATAGCTGTAGAGCCGTCAAAATCACCAGTTCTTTCAGGTGGGGAAGCTGGTCCTCATAAAATCCAAGGGATAGGTGCAGGGTTTACACCTGTTATTTTAAATGAAGCAATCATTGATGAAATTATCAAAGTAGAAGATGCAGTAGCCATGGAAGTAGCAAGAAAAATGGCAGCCATAGAGGGAATACTAGTAGGTATATCCTCTGGAGCTGCTATTCATGCAGCGCTACAAGTAGCAAAAAAATTAGGGGAAGGGAAAAAAGTAGTTGCAATAATCCCCTCTTGTGGTGAAAGGTATTTGAGTACAGAGTTATTTCAGTAG
- a CDS encoding small, acid-soluble spore protein, alpha/beta type has product MTRRKILDPNAVKAMEDFKQEMSAEIGTPEDDYYIDDEFMYVDSGDLIPKEIIEEAERQMANEKQEKLD; this is encoded by the coding sequence TTGACTAGAAGAAAAATATTAGATCCTAATGCTGTAAAAGCTATGGAAGATTTTAAACAAGAAATGAGTGCTGAAATAGGGACACCAGAGGATGATTATTATATAGATGATGAATTTATGTATGTAGACTCTGGAGATCTTATACCTAAAGAAATAATTGAAGAGGCAGAAAGACAGATGGCTAACGAGAAGCAGGAAAAGCTGGATTAA
- the nadE gene encoding NAD(+) synthase has protein sequence MSSSKEIQEKIKIVVDWLREQVKSSGTKGLVVGISGGIDSAVVANLIKKAFPDNSMGVILPIKSTLKDVEDGSLVANTCDISYLTIDLSQQHEDIMGKVLDELKRTGQYNENNLRMMDANLRARLRMSTLYSIANNLHYLVVGTDNAAEVHTGYFTKYGDGGVDLLPIASLKKCEVYQWAEALAVPQAILDRAPSAGLWEGQTDEIEMGVTYRSIDQYLDGKSIDEKDKEIIDRLHKSSQHKRQMPPSPKINI, from the coding sequence ATGTCTAGCAGCAAAGAAATACAAGAAAAGATAAAAATTGTTGTAGATTGGCTTAGAGAACAAGTCAAGTCTTCTGGCACCAAGGGGCTAGTGGTAGGGATATCAGGGGGTATTGATTCTGCAGTAGTAGCGAATCTAATAAAAAAAGCCTTTCCCGATAACTCTATGGGAGTAATCTTGCCGATAAAAAGTACCTTAAAGGATGTAGAGGATGGAAGCTTAGTAGCGAATACTTGTGACATTTCTTATCTAACAATTGATTTGAGTCAGCAGCATGAAGATATTATGGGAAAAGTACTAGATGAATTAAAGAGAACAGGACAGTATAATGAAAATAATCTAAGAATGATGGATGCTAATCTAAGAGCAAGACTCAGAATGAGTACTCTTTATTCTATAGCGAATAATCTTCACTATTTGGTTGTTGGAACAGATAATGCTGCGGAAGTACATACTGGTTATTTTACGAAATATGGGGATGGCGGTGTAGACTTATTACCTATAGCTTCATTAAAAAAATGTGAAGTATATCAATGGGCTGAAGCTTTAGCTGTGCCTCAAGCAATTTTAGATAGAGCCCCTTCAGCTGGATTATGGGAAGGACAAACTGATGAAATAGAGATGGGGGTTACTTATAGGAGTATTGATCAATATCTAGATGGTAAATCTATTGATGAAAAAGATAAGGAGATTATTGATCGATTACATAAATCTTCTCAACACAAAAGACAGATGCCTCCTAGCCCAAAAATCAATATATAA
- a CDS encoding AraC family transcriptional regulator produces MKKTDIDFHYPDDSFYFSQREVLGHFSMFSNHFHNQYELYYLLSGERYYFIKDSIFHVKPGNIVLINEHDLHKTIDAGTPNHVRILINFSKNYITPSPYMEQLLYQLFSGNNHVIPFLPGDQQYVEALLDKIAREIQNKVIGFEIILQSSLMELLVYIKRYIEENRHNILVRPSPMHEKISEIVQYINNNYSDDLSLPSTSKKFFISQYYLSRAFKQATGFTFIEYINSIRIREAQRLLRETNYKVIDIAEKVGFKNISHFGRVFKEITGFSPLNYRKSNKV; encoded by the coding sequence ATGAAAAAAACAGATATAGATTTTCATTATCCTGATGATTCATTTTATTTTTCCCAGCGTGAAGTGCTTGGGCACTTTAGTATGTTTTCTAATCACTTTCATAATCAATACGAACTTTACTATCTTTTATCAGGAGAAAGATATTACTTTATTAAAGATAGCATTTTCCATGTAAAACCTGGAAATATAGTATTAATTAATGAACATGATTTGCATAAAACAATAGATGCTGGTACACCAAACCATGTAAGAATTTTGATTAACTTTAGCAAAAATTATATTACGCCATCACCTTATATGGAGCAGCTTTTGTATCAACTTTTTTCGGGGAACAATCATGTGATTCCTTTTCTCCCAGGAGATCAACAATATGTAGAAGCTCTATTGGATAAAATTGCTCGGGAAATACAAAATAAAGTTATTGGCTTTGAGATTATTTTACAGTCGAGCCTGATGGAACTTTTAGTGTATATTAAAAGGTATATAGAAGAAAATCGACACAATATATTGGTACGTCCTAGTCCGATGCATGAAAAAATATCTGAAATTGTTCAGTATATTAATAATAATTACAGCGATGATCTATCTCTCCCATCTACTTCGAAAAAGTTTTTTATTAGTCAATATTATTTAAGCAGAGCCTTTAAGCAGGCAACGGGATTTACTTTTATTGAGTATATAAATAGCATACGGATTCGAGAAGCACAACGTTTATTAAGAGAAACAAATTATAAAGTGATTGATATTGCTGAAAAAGTTGGATTTAAAAATATTTCTCACTTTGGCAGAGTGTTTAAAGAGATCACAGGCTTTTCTCCATTAAACTATAGGAAATCAAATAAAGTGTAG
- a CDS encoding IS200/IS605 family accessory protein TnpB-related protein, whose protein sequence is MRLEKLQKRELYLRECQEKGIIPKVIFGGRKNFFKRMEGKISNKEWKELRSNHAYSRGDKAKSGNLNIRLVYEKDKFYIEIADTLKTKDKNNRSPRIKAEVSIPDKFFNKVIDTIIPDKGYNVKTKKQVDIYKPYTIQIIRKKNEYYVHLTIEEEVSGRELGFSELPVDDKVAGIDINIDRIALTILSKEGNFLKSKVFYYHEMEYVKSNRRSNLAGETAKEVIDDSLSENIGAIVIEDLKFSQDHDTNKKFNRLTSNFAKQKLVNALTHRALRHGFLIKKVNPAYTSVIGKYKYSKIYGLSVHEAASFVIGRRGLGFVEKLPKELIKILKNEVKPHIIKTLGSMEETYKKSESGKSQRKFLGMLLRNIDDFKQNHAWKTWNVVQKALKYKEHKLVLAL, encoded by the coding sequence ATGCGTTTAGAAAAGCTACAAAAAAGAGAATTATACTTAAGGGAATGTCAAGAAAAAGGCATTATTCCAAAGGTTATATTTGGAGGTAGGAAAAACTTCTTTAAAAGAATGGAAGGCAAAATTTCTAATAAAGAGTGGAAAGAACTTCGCTCAAACCATGCATACTCTAGGGGAGATAAGGCTAAATCAGGTAATCTTAATATTAGGCTTGTTTATGAAAAAGATAAATTTTATATAGAAATAGCTGATACGCTTAAAACTAAAGATAAAAATAACCGTAGTCCTAGAATTAAAGCAGAGGTTAGCATTCCTGATAAATTCTTTAATAAAGTGATAGATACAATAATTCCAGATAAGGGCTATAATGTTAAGACTAAAAAACAAGTAGACATCTATAAGCCATATACAATACAAATAATAAGAAAAAAGAATGAATACTATGTTCACTTAACTATTGAAGAAGAGGTTTCAGGTAGAGAGCTTGGATTTAGTGAACTTCCTGTAGATGATAAGGTTGCGGGTATAGATATTAATATAGACAGGATCGCTTTAACTATCCTGTCTAAAGAGGGAAATTTCTTAAAAAGCAAAGTTTTTTATTATCATGAGATGGAATATGTAAAGTCAAACAGAAGAAGTAACTTAGCGGGTGAAACCGCTAAAGAGGTTATAGATGATTCACTTAGTGAAAATATTGGTGCTATCGTAATTGAAGATTTAAAGTTTAGCCAAGATCACGATACAAATAAAAAATTTAATAGACTAACTAGTAATTTTGCTAAGCAAAAGTTAGTGAATGCACTTACTCATAGAGCATTAAGACATGGCTTTTTAATTAAAAAAGTAAATCCCGCTTATACCTCTGTAATAGGTAAATACAAATATTCAAAAATTTATGGGTTATCGGTGCATGAGGCAGCTAGTTTTGTGATTGGCAGAAGAGGTCTAGGTTTTGTTGAAAAACTACCTAAAGAGTTAATTAAAATACTTAAAAATGAAGTAAAGCCACATATCATTAAAACATTGGGTTCAATGGAAGAAACCTATAAAAAAAGTGAAAGTGGCAAATCTCAAAGAAAATTTTTAGGTATGCTATTAAGAAATATTGATGATTTCAAGCAAAATCATGCATGGAAAACATGGAATGTTGTCCAAAAAGCATTAAAATATAAAGAGCATAAGTTAGTTTTAGCTCTGTAA
- a CDS encoding sulfite exporter TauE/SafE family protein: protein MKGVYWLKIIGIGFIAGVINGLFGAGGGTIIVPALNFVFSVPQHKAHATAISIILPFALVSSFVYYSQGFSALDVTWKVALGGIAGSYIGSRALTHFSDSYLRKIFGVFMILAALRMVF from the coding sequence ATGAAGGGTGTTTATTGGCTTAAAATTATAGGCATAGGATTTATAGCTGGTGTGATTAATGGTTTATTTGGAGCAGGAGGAGGTACAATTATTGTCCCTGCTTTAAATTTTGTTTTTAGCGTTCCGCAACACAAGGCTCATGCTACTGCTATATCCATTATTCTTCCCTTTGCTTTGGTTAGCAGCTTTGTTTATTACAGCCAGGGTTTTTCTGCATTAGATGTGACTTGGAAAGTAGCTTTAGGGGGAATAGCAGGAAGCTATATCGGTTCTAGAGCACTAACCCACTTTTCTGATAGCTACTTAAGAAAGATATTTGGCGTTTTTATGATCTTAGCCGCCTTAAGGATGGTGTTTTAA
- a CDS encoding alpha/beta-type small acid-soluble spore protein yields MAKNKLVIPEARQALEQFKTEVAHEFGVNDPRSLASNHTGYIVRKLVEMGEKQLINNNKNN; encoded by the coding sequence TTGGCTAAAAATAAACTTGTTATACCCGAAGCTCGTCAAGCTTTAGAACAGTTCAAAACAGAAGTTGCTCATGAATTTGGCGTAAATGATCCGAGATCTTTGGCGTCAAATCATACTGGATATATTGTAAGAAAATTAGTTGAGATGGGGGAAAAGCAACTAATAAATAATAATAAAAATAATTAG